The Saxibacter everestensis genome has a window encoding:
- a CDS encoding AAA family ATPase, with protein sequence MTQITGSEISSGAELGARLQTVGYLSDDGLSTIAYLALAMHRPLLLEGEPGTGKTSLADALAESLGLPLIRLQCYEGIDATQALYDWDFSKQILHLRALEAVGATQRAEEVERSLFDERFLLARPILRALRESPAVLLVDEIDRADDEFEAFLLEVLSTNQVSIPELGTIRAAHPPITVLTSNRTRELHDALKRRCLYHWIDHPSLTRELAILRARLPGVPERLAEQLVAVVAQLRHGGDLLKPPGVAETLDWAQALVHLGRTELDLDAAAATVGAVCKYREDADRVRAMLGRLLAA encoded by the coding sequence GTGACCCAGATCACCGGAAGTGAGATCTCATCAGGCGCCGAGCTCGGGGCCAGGCTGCAGACGGTCGGGTACCTGAGCGACGATGGCCTGTCCACCATCGCCTACCTCGCGCTGGCCATGCATCGACCGCTGCTGCTTGAAGGCGAGCCCGGCACCGGGAAGACGTCGCTCGCCGACGCGCTGGCCGAATCTCTTGGGCTGCCGCTGATCCGGCTGCAATGTTACGAGGGCATCGACGCCACCCAGGCGCTCTATGACTGGGACTTCAGCAAGCAGATCCTGCACCTGCGCGCGCTCGAGGCGGTCGGGGCCACGCAGCGGGCCGAAGAGGTCGAACGTTCATTGTTCGACGAACGATTCCTGCTGGCCCGGCCGATCCTGCGAGCGTTGCGGGAGAGCCCGGCCGTACTGCTTGTCGACGAGATCGACCGGGCCGACGACGAGTTCGAGGCGTTCCTGCTCGAGGTGCTCTCGACGAACCAGGTGTCGATCCCCGAACTCGGAACCATCCGAGCAGCGCACCCGCCGATCACGGTGCTGACATCGAATCGCACCCGGGAGCTGCATGACGCGCTGAAGCGCCGCTGCCTCTACCACTGGATAGACCATCCAAGCCTCACCAGGGAGTTGGCCATCCTGCGTGCCCGGCTGCCCGGCGTCCCGGAGCGGCTAGCGGAACAGCTGGTCGCTGTGGTAGCCCAACTCCGTCATGGCGGTGACCTGCTGAAGCCCCCGGGTGTGGCCGAAACCCTGGACTGGGCGCAGGCACTCGTGCACCTGGGCCGCACGGAGCTTGACCTGGACGCGGCCGCGGCCACCGTGGGTGCCGTCTGCAAGTACCGGGAGGACGCCGATCGGGTGCGCGCAATGCTTGGCCGACTGCTGGCGGCATGA
- a CDS encoding pseudouridine synthase — MPSAPLPIRHGINPTRLRLPDDGVWPTVREYLLDRFPDQPAAIEGLFDAGDIVYLDGKPLSRHSPFRRDEFVWYHREVAAEERVPFEVETIFEDAEILVVDKPHFLASTPNGRFVIECVVTRLRRERNEPDLVAIHRLDRVTAGLLVLSRNPATRGRYQLLFQNRQIRKEYEALAGFDPELEFPITVRNRLGKPPGTRQTLVLDGEPNAETRIELLERLGDVARYRLLPHTGKTHQLRVHLNALGIPIVGDTLYPNEREIARDDYSSPLQLIARRLSFEDPLTGEPRTFTSRRMLREPGDLAVGRSGDAASRS, encoded by the coding sequence GTGCCTTCAGCTCCGCTGCCGATCCGCCACGGCATCAACCCGACCCGGCTTCGGCTCCCCGACGACGGCGTCTGGCCGACCGTCAGGGAGTATCTGCTGGACCGGTTTCCGGACCAGCCGGCGGCGATCGAGGGTCTCTTCGACGCCGGCGACATCGTGTACCTCGACGGCAAACCGCTCAGCCGGCATTCGCCCTTCCGGCGGGATGAATTCGTCTGGTACCACCGCGAGGTGGCCGCCGAGGAACGCGTTCCGTTCGAAGTGGAGACTATCTTCGAAGACGCCGAAATCCTCGTAGTGGACAAGCCGCATTTCCTGGCCAGCACGCCGAATGGCCGGTTCGTGATCGAGTGCGTCGTTACCCGGTTACGCCGGGAACGGAATGAACCCGATCTGGTCGCGATCCATCGGCTCGACCGGGTGACCGCGGGCCTGCTGGTGCTTTCCCGAAATCCCGCAACCCGCGGAAGGTACCAGCTGCTGTTCCAGAATCGTCAGATTCGCAAAGAGTACGAGGCGCTTGCTGGTTTCGACCCGGAGCTCGAATTTCCGATCACTGTGCGGAACCGGCTGGGCAAGCCGCCGGGAACCCGTCAGACACTCGTGCTCGACGGCGAACCGAACGCGGAAACCCGGATCGAGCTGCTCGAGCGCCTCGGTGATGTCGCCAGGTACCGGTTGCTGCCGCATACCGGGAAGACCCATCAGCTAAGGGTGCACCTCAATGCGCTCGGCATTCCGATCGTGGGGGACACGCTCTATCCGAACGAACGTGAGATTGCCCGTGACGACTATTCGTCGCCGCTGCAGTTGATTGCCCGCCGACTCAGCTTCGAGGACCCGCTGACCGGGGAGCCGCGAACGTTCACCAGCCGGCGCATGCTGCGAGAGCCCGGTGACCTCGCGGTCGGGCGCAGCGGCGACGCTGCTTCCCGGAGCTGA
- the groL gene encoding chaperonin GroEL (60 kDa chaperone family; promotes refolding of misfolded polypeptides especially under stressful conditions; forms two stacked rings of heptamers to form a barrel-shaped 14mer; ends can be capped by GroES; misfolded proteins enter the barrel where they are refolded when GroES binds): MPKTLEFSDSARRKLEQGVDILADAVKITLGPRGRNVVLDKKWGAPTITNDGVTIAREIELDDPYENLGAQLAKEVATKTNDVAGDGTTTATVLAQALVHEGLRNVAAGAAPGALKAGIDAAVDAVEKRLVANAREVDGTEEISQVAAISAQDAEIGTLIAKAFDKVGKDGVITIDESQASSVELEFTEGMQFDKGYLSPYFVTDQDRQEAVLTDPYILINQGKISAIADLLPVLEKIQQTGKPLLLVAEDVDGEALSTIVVNKMRGILNIAAVKAPGFGDRRKAILEDLAVLTGGEVISPDLGLKLDQIGLDSLGSARRVTVTKDNTTVIDGAGEQTAVDGRVAQIRAEIERTDSDWDREKLQERLAKLAGGVGVIKVGAATEVELKEKKHRIEDAVAATRAAIEEGIVAGGGAALVQAAAVLDESDLGLTGDALTAVGIVKRALVEPLRWIATNAGVQGYVVVDKVQQLELGHGFNAATGEYVDMIGAGIIDPVKVTRSALRNAASIAALVLTTETLVVEKHEDDEDEAHGHSH, encoded by the coding sequence ATGCCAAAGACACTGGAATTCAGTGACTCGGCGCGGCGTAAGCTCGAACAGGGTGTTGACATCCTGGCCGACGCGGTCAAGATCACCCTTGGACCGCGCGGGCGCAACGTCGTATTGGATAAAAAATGGGGCGCGCCGACCATTACCAACGACGGCGTCACGATTGCTCGCGAAATCGAGCTGGATGACCCGTATGAGAACCTTGGCGCACAGCTGGCCAAGGAAGTCGCCACCAAGACGAATGACGTGGCCGGCGATGGAACGACGACGGCGACCGTGCTCGCGCAGGCACTCGTGCATGAGGGCCTTCGCAATGTGGCCGCCGGCGCAGCGCCTGGTGCGCTGAAGGCCGGTATCGACGCCGCGGTCGACGCGGTTGAAAAGCGCCTTGTCGCCAATGCTCGCGAGGTCGACGGAACCGAGGAGATCTCCCAGGTTGCCGCTATCTCCGCGCAGGATGCCGAGATCGGAACGCTGATCGCCAAGGCATTCGACAAGGTCGGCAAAGATGGCGTGATCACCATTGACGAATCGCAGGCCTCATCGGTCGAACTTGAGTTCACCGAGGGAATGCAGTTCGACAAGGGTTACCTTTCGCCATACTTCGTCACGGACCAGGATCGCCAGGAAGCTGTTCTGACCGATCCGTACATTCTGATCAACCAGGGCAAGATTTCGGCCATTGCGGACCTGCTGCCAGTGCTGGAGAAGATCCAGCAGACCGGTAAGCCGCTTCTGCTTGTTGCCGAGGACGTTGACGGCGAAGCGCTGTCGACGATCGTGGTCAACAAGATGCGCGGAATCCTGAACATCGCCGCGGTAAAGGCTCCGGGCTTCGGCGATCGTCGCAAGGCGATCCTGGAAGACCTGGCAGTTCTTACCGGCGGTGAGGTCATCTCGCCGGACCTCGGCCTGAAGCTGGACCAGATCGGTCTGGATTCGCTGGGCTCGGCACGTCGCGTCACGGTCACCAAGGACAACACCACGGTTATCGACGGCGCCGGCGAGCAGACGGCAGTTGACGGCCGGGTCGCACAGATTCGCGCCGAAATCGAGCGGACCGATTCCGATTGGGATCGGGAGAAGCTGCAGGAACGGCTCGCCAAGCTGGCCGGCGGGGTCGGCGTCATCAAGGTTGGTGCCGCGACCGAGGTCGAGCTGAAGGAAAAGAAGCACCGGATCGAAGATGCTGTTGCGGCGACGCGTGCCGCAATCGAAGAGGGCATCGTCGCCGGAGGTGGCGCCGCGCTGGTCCAGGCCGCGGCCGTGCTGGACGAGAGCGATCTCGGACTGACCGGCGACGCTCTGACAGCGGTTGGCATCGTGAAGCGTGCGCTCGTCGAGCCGCTGCGCTGGATCGCCACCAACGCAGGAGTCCAGGGGTACGTTGTCGTCGACAAGGTTCAGCAGCTTGAACTTGGTCATGGCTTCAACGCGGCCACGGGCGAGTACGTGGACATGATCGGGGCCGGCATCATCGACCCCGTCAAGGTGACCCGATCGGCTCTGCGTAACGCAGCGTCAATCGCGGCGCTGGTCCTGACAACCGAAACCCTTGTCGTCGAGAAGCACGAAGACGATGAGGACGAGGCACACGGCCACAGCCACTAA
- a CDS encoding XdhC family protein, with translation MRDVLDELLAVWRDGETAGVATVVRTMKSAPRLPGAAMLVTPDGTATGSVSGGCVEGAVYELATDVVSTGRPVLERYGVSDDDAFAVGLTCGGIIDIFVQPISKRTFPQLADIAGDIAAGHPVATATVIGHPDESWHGRHLVVWPDRVAGSLGSDRADQAVTDDARGLLATGRNATLTYGPDGERLGEGMEVFVSSFAPRPRMLIFGAIDFASALARQGAFLGYRVTVCDARPVFATPARFPDADEVVVQWPHLYLQSELEAGRIDRRTVLAVLTHDPKFDVPLLQVALTADVGFIGAMGSRRTHDDRLGQLRDLGVTEEQLERLASPIGLDLGARTPEETSVSIAAEIIAQQWGGSGERLSRLPGRIHHDQEAGDELKEQDGVGPDGGAARQPGRVEPEAVVRFH, from the coding sequence ATGCGTGATGTGTTGGACGAACTGTTGGCGGTCTGGCGCGACGGCGAGACAGCCGGCGTGGCCACCGTCGTGCGAACGATGAAGTCAGCGCCCCGGCTGCCAGGTGCGGCGATGCTCGTGACGCCAGACGGCACCGCCACCGGCTCGGTATCCGGCGGTTGTGTCGAGGGCGCGGTTTACGAGTTGGCCACCGACGTGGTGTCCACCGGGCGGCCGGTGCTGGAAAGGTACGGGGTGAGCGACGACGACGCCTTCGCCGTGGGCCTGACCTGCGGCGGCATCATCGACATCTTCGTCCAACCGATATCCAAGCGCACCTTCCCGCAACTGGCCGATATTGCCGGGGACATTGCAGCGGGACATCCCGTCGCGACAGCCACCGTGATCGGCCACCCGGACGAGTCGTGGCACGGCCGGCACCTGGTGGTGTGGCCCGATCGCGTCGCCGGTTCACTCGGCTCCGACCGGGCCGACCAGGCGGTCACTGACGACGCCCGCGGCCTGCTCGCCACCGGCCGGAACGCCACCTTGACCTATGGGCCGGATGGCGAGCGACTCGGCGAGGGGATGGAGGTCTTCGTCTCGTCGTTCGCGCCCCGGCCGAGAATGCTGATCTTCGGCGCCATCGACTTCGCCTCCGCACTCGCACGGCAGGGCGCATTCCTCGGTTATCGGGTCACTGTGTGCGATGCCCGCCCGGTGTTCGCCACACCCGCACGGTTCCCGGATGCCGACGAAGTCGTTGTGCAGTGGCCACACCTTTACCTGCAGTCCGAGCTGGAGGCTGGCCGGATAGATCGGCGGACGGTGCTTGCGGTGCTCACTCATGACCCGAAGTTCGACGTTCCGCTGCTGCAGGTCGCGCTGACCGCGGACGTCGGATTCATCGGCGCGATGGGTTCCCGCCGCACCCACGATGACCGGTTGGGCCAGTTGCGCGATCTCGGCGTGACCGAGGAGCAACTCGAGAGGCTTGCCAGCCCGATCGGCCTGGACCTGGGCGCGCGGACCCCGGAAGAGACATCCGTGTCGATCGCGGCAGAAATCATTGCCCAGCAGTGGGGTGGCAGCGGCGAGCGGCTCAGCCGGCTGCCCGGGCGGATCCATCATGACCAGGAGGCTGGAGACGAGCTGAAGGAGCAGGATGGCGTTGGTCCGGATGGCGGTGCCGCCCGGCAGCCGGGGCGGGTTGAACCGGAGGCGGTGGTTCGCTTTCATTGA
- a CDS encoding helix-turn-helix domain-containing protein, translating into MPHSKGVLFPGRQRPGLSFKRYSPAAELADVVTHYWIPRWDLRGKEPITQEIIQYPTSNLVVEPEQAALYGVTLSRGTRRLAGQSWAFGAMLAPGAGYGLLGRSLVSIRNGQAELDGSFGEAVPTRSAAGLVAELRAVGGSDADLIRVFERWLLTRESLWDAETVRCRREVNDLVKVVADNRDVVRVEELALRANRSVRGLQRLTRDYIGVSPKWIISRYRLQEAAYALAEAGASEAETTLTELAFRLGYADQAHFSRDFKSTIGIGPREYLRRNILH; encoded by the coding sequence GTGCCACACAGCAAGGGGGTGCTCTTCCCCGGCCGGCAGCGCCCAGGACTGTCCTTCAAGCGATATTCGCCGGCCGCCGAGCTTGCCGACGTGGTGACGCATTATTGGATTCCGCGCTGGGATCTTCGCGGTAAGGAGCCGATCACCCAGGAGATAATCCAGTACCCGACCAGCAATCTGGTCGTCGAGCCCGAGCAGGCGGCGCTGTACGGCGTAACCCTGAGCCGGGGCACCAGGCGCCTGGCCGGCCAAAGCTGGGCGTTCGGAGCGATGCTGGCACCCGGCGCTGGATACGGTCTGCTGGGCCGGTCCCTCGTCTCGATCCGGAACGGACAGGCCGAACTGGATGGCAGCTTCGGCGAAGCCGTCCCGACCCGGAGCGCGGCAGGACTGGTCGCCGAGCTGCGCGCCGTTGGCGGTTCGGATGCCGACCTGATCCGGGTTTTCGAGCGCTGGCTGCTGACAAGAGAATCGCTGTGGGACGCGGAGACGGTCCGGTGTCGCCGCGAGGTGAACGACCTGGTGAAGGTGGTCGCCGACAACCGCGACGTCGTCCGGGTTGAGGAACTGGCCTTGCGGGCGAACCGCAGCGTGCGGGGCCTGCAGCGTCTCACGCGGGACTACATCGGCGTCAGTCCGAAGTGGATCATAAGTCGCTACCGGCTGCAGGAAGCCGCCTACGCCCTGGCCGAAGCCGGCGCGAGTGAAGCCGAGACGACGCTGACCGAGCTTGCCTTCAGGCTTGGATATGCCGACCAGGCGCACTTCAGCAGGGACTTCAAGAGCACGATCGGAATCGGTCCCCGGGAGTACCTGCGGCGTAATATTTTGCACTGA
- a CDS encoding (2Fe-2S)-binding protein — MTTSMQISTTVDGVRYVDQVEPRMLLVQYLRERLGKTGTVVGCDTSNCGACTVLLDGTSIKSCTMFAVQADGHEVTTIEGISRDGELHPVQQAFHECHALQCGFCTSGMIMQSVSLLRENPHPSEEEVREGLEGNLCRCTGYQNIVAAVRSAADAGDGASSQAAGSDTASAVAASTDTAGTGSAGADAERVGMP, encoded by the coding sequence ATGACGACCTCAATGCAGATTTCCACCACGGTCGACGGTGTGCGCTACGTCGATCAGGTCGAACCAAGGATGCTGCTCGTTCAGTATCTGCGGGAGCGGCTGGGCAAGACCGGAACCGTGGTCGGGTGCGACACCAGCAATTGCGGTGCGTGCACTGTTTTGCTGGACGGTACGAGCATCAAGTCATGCACGATGTTCGCGGTGCAGGCAGATGGCCACGAGGTGACCACGATCGAGGGGATATCCAGGGATGGCGAGCTGCACCCGGTGCAGCAGGCATTCCATGAATGTCACGCCCTGCAATGCGGTTTCTGCACTTCGGGGATGATCATGCAGTCGGTGTCGCTGCTGCGGGAGAACCCGCACCCCAGCGAAGAAGAGGTCCGGGAGGGCCTCGAAGGAAATCTGTGCCGGTGCACGGGCTATCAGAACATCGTCGCGGCCGTGCGTTCGGCAGCCGACGCCGGTGACGGGGCGAGCTCCCAGGCGGCCGGCTCTGACACAGCGAGCGCCGTCGCTGCGAGCACTGATACAGCGGGCACTGGCTCGGCTGGCGCCGACGCGGAACGGGTAGGCATGCCATGA
- a CDS encoding alpha/beta hydrolase, translating to MQSLSGRQSLPGGQSLPGRRGVLGCAMAAIAAGMLSSCSVSSRKDSPMRFDYGEDPSQFAELFLPEGRRHEELIVIIHGGFWRSGYGASLGVPLAEDLRRLGYVCWNIEYRRVGNGGGWPATFDDVAAAIDELRDVREEHPELGLQLDQVITLGHSAGGQLAVWAAGRGKLAGSATAAAAGSSADDSAALPGGAPRVDVAGAISQAGVLDLARAQRERVGGRAVSDLIGGSPEGRPERYAVADPAAIVPLDVPVYCVHARDDNEVPFDQSAGYVDAAKSAGGRARLVEVTGGHYDVIDPQTEAWQAIVDLLADWG from the coding sequence ATGCAGAGTCTTTCGGGCCGGCAGAGTCTTCCGGGCGGGCAGAGTCTTCCGGGCCGGCGCGGGGTGCTCGGTTGCGCGATGGCGGCAATCGCGGCCGGGATGCTCTCGTCCTGTTCCGTGTCCTCCAGGAAGGACAGTCCGATGCGCTTTGACTACGGCGAGGATCCTTCGCAGTTCGCCGAGCTCTTCCTGCCGGAAGGCCGCCGCCACGAGGAGCTGATCGTCATCATCCATGGTGGCTTCTGGCGTTCAGGCTATGGTGCCTCGCTTGGTGTTCCACTCGCCGAAGACCTGCGCCGTCTCGGCTACGTGTGCTGGAACATCGAGTACCGCAGGGTGGGCAACGGCGGCGGCTGGCCGGCCACATTCGATGACGTTGCCGCAGCAATAGACGAACTCCGCGACGTGCGGGAAGAACATCCGGAACTCGGCCTCCAACTTGACCAGGTGATAACCCTTGGCCATTCCGCAGGAGGGCAGCTTGCGGTCTGGGCGGCGGGACGCGGCAAGCTGGCCGGTTCGGCGACCGCAGCCGCGGCCGGCTCGTCGGCGGACGACTCGGCGGCGCTTCCGGGTGGTGCGCCGCGGGTGGACGTTGCCGGAGCCATCTCGCAGGCCGGAGTGCTGGACCTTGCCCGTGCTCAGCGCGAGCGGGTCGGCGGTCGTGCCGTCTCCGATCTGATCGGCGGCTCTCCGGAGGGCCGTCCCGAGCGATACGCTGTGGCCGATCCCGCCGCCATCGTGCCGCTGGACGTGCCGGTGTACTGCGTGCATGCCCGGGACGACAACGAGGTGCCGTTCGACCAGTCGGCAGGATATGTCGACGCCGCGAAGTCGGCGGGCGGCCGGGCGCGCCTTGTCGAGGTGACCGGCGGCCACTACGACGTGATCGATCCGCAGACCGAGGCTTGGCAGGCGATCGTCGACCTGCTGGCCGACTGGGGCTGA
- the guaB gene encoding IMP dehydrogenase, which yields MGDTSSTEQANDPFAFVGLTYDDVLLLPGDTDVIPSDADTGTRLTRNIDIQIPLLSSAMDTVTESRMAIAMARIGGIGILHRNLSAEEQAGQVDLVKRSESGMITDPLTIAPERTLLELDELCARFRVSGLPVTDPDGVLLGIVTNRDLRFVPKEDHVTRLVGEVMTRMPLITAPVGVAPEDALALLAKHKVEKLPLVDEAGRLKGLITVKDFVKSEKYPLATKDDEGRLRVGAAIGFFGDAYERAGMLADAAVDVIVVDTANGHARGVTDMIRKLKSDSAFNNIDIIGGNVATRDGAQALVDAGVDAVKIGVGPGSICTTRVVAGVGVPQVTAIYEAAKAAKTAGVPVIGDGGLQYSGDIAKALVAGADTVMLGSLLAGCTESPGELIFVNGKQYKSYRGMGSLGAMAPRNKKSYSKDRYFQSDVVGDDKLIPEGVEGRVAYRGELAQVAHQLVGGLRQTMFYVGARSIPELKSKGKFVRLTSAGLKESHPHDIQMTVEAPNYTVR from the coding sequence GTGGGCGACACCAGCAGTACTGAGCAAGCGAACGATCCCTTTGCCTTTGTGGGTTTGACCTATGACGATGTGTTGCTGCTGCCCGGCGACACCGACGTCATCCCGTCCGACGCCGATACCGGCACGAGACTCACCCGCAATATAGACATCCAGATCCCGTTATTGTCTTCCGCGATGGACACCGTAACGGAGTCACGGATGGCGATCGCGATGGCGCGAATCGGCGGAATCGGCATCCTGCACCGCAATCTTTCGGCCGAGGAACAGGCCGGTCAGGTAGACCTGGTAAAGCGTTCCGAATCCGGAATGATCACCGATCCGTTGACGATCGCCCCCGAGCGCACCCTGCTCGAACTCGATGAACTGTGTGCCCGGTTCCGGGTTTCGGGGCTACCGGTAACCGATCCTGACGGCGTTCTGCTCGGCATCGTGACCAACCGGGACCTGCGCTTTGTGCCAAAGGAAGACCACGTCACCAGGCTGGTCGGCGAGGTGATGACCCGGATGCCGCTGATCACAGCACCCGTCGGCGTCGCCCCCGAAGACGCGCTGGCTCTGCTTGCCAAGCACAAGGTGGAGAAGCTCCCGCTCGTCGACGAGGCAGGCCGGCTGAAGGGCCTGATCACTGTCAAGGATTTCGTGAAGAGCGAGAAGTATCCGTTGGCGACTAAGGATGACGAGGGCCGTCTCCGGGTCGGCGCCGCCATCGGATTCTTCGGCGACGCGTACGAGCGGGCCGGGATGCTTGCCGACGCCGCCGTCGACGTCATCGTGGTCGATACAGCCAACGGCCATGCCCGTGGCGTGACCGATATGATCCGGAAGCTCAAGTCGGACTCGGCGTTCAACAATATCGACATCATCGGTGGCAATGTGGCGACCCGCGATGGCGCCCAGGCGCTGGTCGATGCCGGCGTCGATGCGGTGAAGATTGGTGTTGGCCCCGGCTCGATCTGCACCACCCGGGTCGTGGCCGGTGTCGGCGTCCCCCAGGTCACCGCAATCTACGAAGCTGCGAAGGCGGCGAAGACGGCAGGCGTCCCGGTCATCGGCGACGGCGGCCTGCAGTACTCCGGCGACATCGCGAAGGCGCTCGTAGCCGGCGCGGACACTGTGATGCTCGGCTCGCTGCTCGCCGGCTGCACCGAAAGCCCCGGCGAGCTGATCTTCGTCAACGGCAAGCAGTACAAGTCGTACCGGGGCATGGGCTCGCTCGGCGCGATGGCACCGCGGAACAAGAAGTCCTATTCCAAGGACAGGTACTTCCAGAGTGACGTCGTCGGCGACGACAAGCTCATTCCGGAGGGCGTCGAAGGACGGGTGGCCTACCGTGGCGAACTGGCCCAGGTTGCCCACCAGCTTGTCGGCGGCTTGCGGCAGACGATGTTCTATGTCGGCGCGCGATCGATTCCTGAACTGAAGTCCAAGGGCAAGTTCGTCCGGCTGACCTCTGCGGGCCTCAAAGAAAGCCATCCGCACGATATCCAGATGACCGTCGAGGCGCCGAACTACACGGTGCGCTGA
- a CDS encoding vWA domain-containing protein, translated as MRTHAGSGPLARAASNPPEAVLLGFCRALTAAGLPVTADRTHVFVDAVARLGYGRREHVFWAGSATLCSGPEELARFGRTFDAWFTDSPETATTRRQDAVRVAEAGLDPGEGTGDGQAQVAMLASTDDVLGRRDVAELSAAERELVNRRFASLTVPLPTRRALRTISHRRGAIDPVRTMREQLRRAGEPGPLKYRRRQVKTRRIVLLIDVSGSMRNYADSLLRLAHQVVRAAGRDAEVFTIGTRLTRVTRELRTVDVDRALLLAGQAVPDWAGGTRLGEVLAAFVDRWGQRGMARGAVVVVISDGWERGDPRLLGEQLSRLSNLARRLIWSNPHRGKPGYVPVQAGIAEALPYLDSLVAGHSLAAFAELLELIGDA; from the coding sequence ATGCGAACCCACGCCGGCAGCGGACCTCTTGCCCGTGCCGCCTCGAATCCGCCCGAGGCCGTGCTGCTGGGCTTTTGCCGCGCCCTGACCGCGGCCGGGCTCCCGGTCACCGCCGACCGCACACATGTTTTCGTTGACGCCGTAGCCCGGTTGGGCTACGGACGCCGTGAGCACGTGTTCTGGGCCGGCAGTGCCACGCTGTGTTCCGGCCCGGAGGAACTGGCGCGGTTCGGTCGTACCTTCGATGCCTGGTTCACGGACTCACCCGAAACGGCCACGACAAGACGCCAGGACGCGGTCCGGGTGGCCGAGGCGGGGCTGGACCCAGGGGAGGGTACCGGCGACGGTCAGGCACAGGTTGCGATGCTTGCCTCAACCGACGATGTGCTCGGCCGGCGCGATGTCGCCGAACTCAGCGCGGCCGAACGAGAGTTGGTCAACCGGCGCTTCGCCTCCCTCACTGTGCCGCTGCCCACGCGGCGCGCACTGCGCACGATTTCGCATCGGCGTGGCGCGATCGATCCGGTCCGAACCATGCGCGAACAGCTGCGCCGAGCCGGTGAGCCCGGCCCGCTGAAGTACCGCCGCCGTCAGGTGAAGACCCGGCGCATCGTGCTGCTGATCGACGTGTCCGGGTCGATGCGCAACTACGCCGACTCGCTGCTCCGGCTGGCTCACCAGGTGGTGCGCGCGGCGGGCCGCGACGCGGAGGTGTTCACCATCGGCACCCGGCTGACCCGGGTGACCCGGGAGCTGCGCACAGTCGATGTCGACCGCGCTCTGTTGCTGGCCGGGCAGGCCGTTCCAGACTGGGCCGGCGGAACCCGGCTGGGCGAGGTGCTTGCCGCATTCGTGGATCGCTGGGGACAGCGAGGAATGGCGCGCGGGGCAGTGGTTGTCGTGATCAGCGACGGTTGGGAACGCGGCGACCCGCGCCTGCTTGGCGAGCAGCTGAGCCGGCTCTCCAACCTGGCCCGGCGGCTGATCTGGTCGAACCCGCACCGCGGCAAGCCCGGCTACGTACCGGTGCAAGCCGGCATCGCGGAGGCGCTGCCGTATTTGGATTCATTGGTGGCTGGACATTCGCTAGCCGCCTTTGCCGAGCTCCTGGAGTTGATTGGCGATGCGTGA
- the groES gene encoding co-chaperone GroES, translating to MSVSIKPLEDRIVVRQLDAEQTTASGLVIPDTAKEKPQEGEVVAVGPGRVADNGNRVPVDVTVGDKVIYSKYGGTEVKYSGEEYLVLSARDVLAVIG from the coding sequence GTGTCGGTCTCCATCAAGCCTCTTGAGGACCGGATCGTAGTTCGCCAGCTTGACGCTGAGCAGACCACGGCATCCGGCCTCGTCATCCCAGACACCGCCAAGGAAAAGCCCCAGGAGGGCGAAGTTGTGGCAGTCGGTCCAGGTCGTGTTGCTGACAATGGCAACCGCGTACCTGTCGACGTCACCGTTGGCGACAAGGTCATCTACTCCAAGTACGGAGGAACCGAAGTCAAGTACTCCGGCGAGGAATACCTGGTGCTCTCCGCCCGCGACGTGCTCGCGGTCATCGGTTAA